From the Armatimonadota bacterium genome, one window contains:
- a CDS encoding HlyC/CorC family transporter — protein sequence MESDSSLTLLFSLLLLLGNAFFVAAEYGLVGARRSKITALAKRGNRSARRVLVMLDDRATYIAGIQIGITMFGIALGALTEPFLSQVILGLVSTLPSQVASTLAIIAVTYPMVVIGELLPKYVTLRYSERVAMLLVNPLRLIIPVLKPVTWLFRTTTVLMLKPFRVDMDARQTEGISREEFAVMVQTSQSEGEFDEAQASLLTKTLRFDTLDANDVMIHRLDIKWLELDTPRDELPAKIAAIPHSRIPVCVGDIDELVGVVYVQDILAHWDDDDFKIDRIMREPEFVPETLTLDRMIDLMRDIKTQIVIIRDEYGGTSGLVTLEDVVEEIFGDLEDRLESERPAIERTSESRVTARAEVRYDELIAFLKFDLNGEDVTTDTLAALIVKGLGHVPHLGDTVELPIGTLKVENMARQRITRLAVYLNPEALNPVEDAE from the coding sequence ATGGAAAGTGACAGTAGCTTAACGCTACTTTTCAGCCTGCTGCTACTTCTGGGCAACGCGTTTTTCGTTGCAGCCGAATACGGCCTCGTGGGGGCAAGGCGAAGCAAAATCACCGCGCTGGCCAAGAGGGGCAATCGGTCGGCAAGGCGCGTTCTGGTAATGCTCGACGATCGCGCTACGTACATCGCTGGCATCCAGATCGGCATCACGATGTTCGGCATTGCGCTTGGCGCGCTGACCGAGCCGTTTCTCTCCCAGGTGATCCTCGGGCTCGTTTCTACGCTGCCGAGCCAGGTCGCAAGCACGCTGGCGATCATCGCCGTCACCTACCCGATGGTCGTGATCGGCGAACTGCTTCCGAAGTACGTCACGCTGCGATACTCCGAGCGCGTGGCGATGCTGCTGGTCAACCCGCTTCGCTTGATCATCCCCGTGCTCAAGCCGGTCACTTGGCTGTTCCGCACGACGACGGTGCTGATGCTAAAGCCGTTTCGCGTCGATATGGACGCGCGGCAGACAGAGGGCATCTCTCGCGAAGAGTTCGCCGTGATGGTGCAGACGAGCCAGAGCGAGGGCGAGTTCGACGAGGCGCAGGCGTCACTCCTCACGAAAACCCTGAGATTCGACACCCTTGACGCCAACGACGTGATGATTCATCGGCTGGACATCAAGTGGTTGGAACTAGACACGCCAAGGGACGAATTGCCCGCCAAGATCGCGGCGATACCGCACAGCCGGATACCGGTCTGCGTCGGGGACATCGACGAGCTTGTCGGCGTCGTGTACGTCCAGGACATCCTCGCGCACTGGGACGACGACGACTTCAAGATCGACAGGATCATGCGCGAGCCCGAGTTCGTCCCCGAGACCCTTACCCTCGACCGCATGATCGACCTGATGCGAGACATCAAGACGCAGATCGTCATCATCCGCGACGAGTACGGCGGCACGAGCGGCCTCGTAACGCTGGAGGACGTCGTCGAGGAGATATTCGGAGACCTGGAGGATCGGCTCGAGAGCGAGCGGCCAGCGATCGAGAGGACCAGCGAGTCGCGCGTCACCGCCCGGGCAGAGGTGCGCTACGACGAACTGATCGCGTTCTTGAAGTTCGACTTGAACGGAGAGGACGTGACGACCGACACGCTGGCGGCGCTCATCGTCAAAGGGCTCGGTCACGTGCCGCACCTCGGCGACACCGTCGAGCTGCCGATCGGAACGCTCAAGGTCGAGAACATGGCTCGCCAGCGCATCACGCGCCTGGCCGTGTACCTGAATCCGGAAGCGCTCAATCCGGTGGAAGACGCTGAGTAA